The nucleotide window CGCCACGATCACGATTTCTTCATCGCTGAGCGACAGGGTGACGGCGCGCATGATATGGCTCGGGCGCTCACGCGATCTGTACGCAAGCATTGCGCGGGTGAGCATCTCCGGACTCATGCCGAGGATCGTCGGAATACTACCATCGCCGCCATCCAGACGATGGCAGGACGTGCACATCGCGGCTAGTTTGGCTCCGTCATCGCGGTCCGCCGCCTGGCCGCGATCGGCGAGAATCATGAGAAAACCTGCAGCAACCGAAACGGCGATCATTTGGCGCATGCTGAGAGCAGCTCGATCTTGGTATCTGCGGTCATCGATCCCTTTGCGTGGGACGAAGCAATATGGCCCGTCAATGCAACACTGTTAAGTGACCGTTAGGTGGTGCTCCAATGCGTAGATGCCGCCGCCATCCTCTTCCCAAACGAACTCGAGCCGGCCGCTTTCTGTCGCACGCAAGTAGAATTCAATGAAGGGATTCGCCGCTACGGCTTCGTGGAGATCGACGCTGAACACCACGGCGTCATTGTGACGGCAGGTAAACTTGTTGATGATCCTGCGCGAGATGACATTGCCTTGGTCATCGTGCCGCAGGCCGGTCTCCATCCGATGGCTGATCAACGTCTTGACCGGAAACACTTCACCATTCGCGGCGGCGCTTGGCACTTGCACCCGGGGTGCCGGAGTGAACATTCCGAACCTCCTCCGTTACTTGCATCCATTGGTGGCGACCTCGACCCAAGTCTCGGTCATCAGCAACGTACCGTCGTTCATCTCCGCCACCGCCAGGACATATTGCGGTTCGGCGAGGCGAATGCGCGTCGACACGCGGGGTTCACTGCGTCGTGGGACAAAATGAAAGGTGGCAACCTCGACAAGCGGATTTCGCGACGCCAGCACCCTGACTTGCCTGACGTGATCGGATTCAGTCATGGGACTATCGATCACGAGCGTGAGTGGCACGGTGTAGCCATTCGGAAAGACCTGCGGCATCTGCAGATGCAGACGATCCGACGTAGTCGCGACTTTTCCGGTCAGTTGCTTAACGAACTCCACCGCATCGCTCGGGGGCGGTGAGGCGCCGAGAGCGGTGCTCGCGAGTCCGGCGCTCCCCGCAACGGCGGCGGTCAAGACGGTTCGGCGCGTAAAGCCACGTGACCTTTTCCTCTCCAACGCGAGATCCTTCCTCTCGTCGCGATCGTCAGAACTCCATGTCGCCGTGATGGTGGTCGTGATCATGCCCCGGCAAAGGTGGAGGCGGCGGCGTCGGCAGCTCGGCAACCAAGGCCTCAGTGGTGATGAGTAGGCCGGCGACCGAGACCGCGTCCTGCAGCGCGATGCGCACCACCTTGGTTGGATCGATGATGCCCCTGGAGACCAGGTCACCGTACTCGCAGGTCTGGGCATCATAACCCCAGTTGTACTGCTCCTTCTCCAGGATCTTGCCGATCACCACCGAGGCGTCGTCGCCAGCGTTTAGTGCTATCTGGCGCGCTGGCCAACTGATTGCCTTCTTGACGATGTCAACGCCATGCTTCTGGTCCTCGTTGGCTGGCTTTAACCGGTCGAGCACCTTGGCGGCGCGCAGCAGCGCGACGCCGCCGCCCGGCAAAATGCCTTCCTCAACCGCGGCGCGTGTCGCATGCATCGCGTCGTCGACGCGATCCTTGCGCTCCCTCGCGTCGATCTCGGTGGCCCCGCCGACATGGATCACCGCCACCCCGCCGGCGAGCTTGGCGAGCCGCTCCTCTAGCTTCTCGCGGTCATAGTCGGAGGTGGTCTCCGCGATATGGTTCTTGATCTGGTTGATGCGGGCCTCGATGTCCGCCTTCTTGCCGGCGCCACCGACGATCGTGGT belongs to Bradyrhizobium icense and includes:
- a CDS encoding c-type cytochrome gives rise to the protein MIAVSVAAGFLMILADRGQAADRDDGAKLAAMCTSCHRLDGGDGSIPTILGMSPEMLTRAMLAYRSRERPSHIMRAVTLSLSDEEIVIVARYLAALNKQVRP
- the soxZ gene encoding thiosulfate oxidation carrier complex protein SoxZ; amino-acid sequence: MFTPAPRVQVPSAAANGEVFPVKTLISHRMETGLRHDDQGNVISRRIINKFTCRHNDAVVFSVDLHEAVAANPFIEFYLRATESGRLEFVWEEDGGGIYALEHHLTVT
- a CDS encoding thiosulfate oxidation carrier protein SoxY, with amino-acid sequence MTAAVAGSAGLASTALGASPPPSDAVEFVKQLTGKVATTSDRLHLQMPQVFPNGYTVPLTLVIDSPMTESDHVRQVRVLASRNPLVEVATFHFVPRRSEPRVSTRIRLAEPQYVLAVAEMNDGTLLMTETWVEVATNGCK